Sequence from the Candidatus Accumulibacter similis genome:
TCGCGATGATCGCTACCACACGTACGCCGACTACCTCGCGTGGACGGAAGACCTTCGCTACGAGCTGATCGACGGCACGGCCTACCTGATGGCGCCTGCGCCCACGCTGGCGCATCAGGACGTCGTCGGTGAAATCTACTTCCAGCTCCGGCAGGCGCTGGAAGGGAAATCGTGCCGCGCCTTCGTCGCGCCGGTCGATGTCCGCCTGCCCAAGGCCGACGAGGCCGACGACCAGGTCGATACGGTGCTGCAGCCGGACGTCCTGGTCGTCTGCGACCCGTCTCGCCTCGACCGTCGCGGCGTGCGCGGAGCGCCGGACCTAGTGGTGGAAGTGTTGTCGTCTGCCACCGCCAGTCACGATCACGTGTGGAAGCGACGCGTCTACGAACGCTCCGGGGTCCGCGAATACTGGCTGGTACATCCGATCGACCGGATGATCACCGTCTATCGCTTGCGCGATGGAGAGTATGGCAAACCGGAAGTCCTGGAGTTGGCCGGAGAGACGGTGGTCGGCGTGTTGCCAGGGGTTTCGGTCACTTGGGACGGGCTGGTCGAGAGGTTGCCGAAAGCCGAGTATTGAGCATCCGGCAGGCGCTTCGGCCTGGCCGATGCCCAGCGCGGCAGGAAAAGCCTCCACCTGGATCGATTGCGTGCGGGCCAGGGCAGCAGCGCGCCTGGGCAGTGCCGCCGCGCCGACAGCGGGCTCTCGGTAGCCCATTTCGCCGCTGCGATGTCGGCCACACCCGTTCGCCGCCGGCAGCAACGGCGAGGCGTGCCCCGACCGACGGCGACCAGCCGACGAGGCCACTCCTGCGGTGATGGTATGTGCTGCGCCTGCCGATGTCGCGTGCGAATAGAATGCCGGGGATGCGCCCATCACCGACCGACCACAATCGCCAGCCGAACCGCGCCCGCGCAGCCTGCCGCAGGCCGCCGCCGGCGGCACCCGGACGGCCGCGCCGCGCG
This genomic interval carries:
- a CDS encoding Uma2 family endonuclease, whose amino-acid sequence is MGLALRDDRYHTYADYLAWTEDLRYELIDGTAYLMAPAPTLAHQDVVGEIYFQLRQALEGKSCRAFVAPVDVRLPKADEADDQVDTVLQPDVLVVCDPSRLDRRGVRGAPDLVVEVLSSATASHDHVWKRRVYERSGVREYWLVHPIDRMITVYRLRDGEYGKPEVLELAGETVVGVLPGVSVTWDGLVERLPKAEY